ccatttcaaacggttctagaaaattgagaaccagaaccagaacctaaccaatatatgcatggaacttaaccagaaccaaaccgcaagaccggttcggttttggttcggttccggttctatccaataagcatcaaacacttatttacaaatatatgaactcataaaattaaagaaatagaaagataatttcgtggaataggaaaggaaggaagaaaataaaagctttcctaataaatgaaatttcatctctaaataaattaaatttagcaaggaaaagattaacctaccaaattcgaatacatatttaattacacacacataagTATATCTATATTgatcttagttttaaacggtccggttTGGTTCTAACCgcggttcattaattgagaaccagtaaccgaacaaaaattaacggttcttatttttttgaaaccataaCCTGACCATAGAACCACAGAACCGGACCAAATTggacggttcggtccggatcggaccggttttacggttcgggcggttttcttgaacacccctatcAAATACCATTAAAATGAAATTCCTATCTATCTTAGACGTctatattcttctttttctttttcccatttAAAATTGTAATCCCACAATTTTTCTTGTCATTTATGTTACACACTATTCACTtccctactttttttttaaccatactTTGTAAACCCACGAAAGAAATTTCTGGAGCTGCCAATGTACAGATGCATCTAAATACCTATACATACATTTGTAATCCTTGTAAGAGGGGAGTAATTTACCTGGACGAACACGGTGCCATCGGTGTAGGCATGGGGATTAATAGCACGAGTAGTCCTTTGCCCACAAACATTGCAACTAAAGGCCACTAGCATCCTCCGCCGCGGTGATTTGGTAAAGAGGGACCATGGGAACGTAGAGACTTTTTCCATACCTGAGCTGGGATCAGCTCCAGCAGGGACTGAAGGACCTTCCAAGCCAGAATCTGTTGTCCAACCTCCCACAGATGCCGCACTCAACACCAATCCCATAGCCTCATCCTGAAATATTTACACGATTCACCCCATCACAAAAACCGTAAATCAGCAACTGATCCATGAAATGGAAAAGGTGAAGGGCTACTAATCTACAATATACACCCCTATTCAGGTGTTAACAGCCTGCACCCTTTAAATTCATAATATGTTGCATAATGATTCATAACAATCAGCCTTGAATTCATAACATTCGTCTATCAATTCATAACAATTGGATATAGGAACATAGCGTTCATTTATAATTCACAACATTTAGTATGTCATGAATTTCTATGCAAATGATTTGAATGTTCATACAAATACTACCAATCTCATACAAAACGTTATGAATCTTTATACAAAACAATACAAATTCAAGGAGGTGCATACCGtacacacacccaaataagtgCGTGtattttatagtatttttaacaaaaagtcTACAGCATAAGTTCCGGAAACAACTGTGTCATGAGTCTTTATCGGCCTACATGCATAGAACAGCTCTAGCCACGGCTGTATGCAgggttgtgttttaaaattgcgTTGTTCAAAAACTAAacggaaatatatatattaataaagGGAATTGCTTGATTACCTTAGAAAAAGATCGATTGCTGAGAATAGGCACGATGCTGGACTCGTTGAAATCGGATCGGAGATCGGATTCGTTACTCTCACCTGAATCACCAAATTGAATATGAGCAAGTaaactatgagagagagagagagagagagagagagagagagagagagagagagcgagcgagcTTACTCTTGGAAGAGGTAGGGAATCGGAGGGACCTTCTCGATTTGGTGGCTGGAGAGAAAACGGGGCGGGAAGAAGAGACGATGGTCGCGGAGGAGGACAGTGTTTCCATGGCTTCCTGCGGTAATCCTGATCCTTTTTCTTCGTTTCCGGATTCTTCTTGTGCTTCTGAATGGAATCTGATCTGATCGAGTGGGGTTTATTTACCCTTTTGCTAAGGACCGGTTTATGAGTGGCCGCGAAAGCTTTAAACGAACCGAAAACTAGCGAGCTTGGCTTAGTTTGGCTGGGCTTGTTAAGGTTCAGTTTAattcggctcatttagtaaataagTCGAGTTCGATTTTGAGTTTTTAGCTTATTAagtaaacgagttgagctcggctcatttgacAAAAGCTCGATTCGATAAGAGTGGTTCAACttgattaaagaggctcgttttaaAAATGACTCAACTCGACTCGATAAAGATTTGACTCGTTAAGACTCGAACCGAGTTTGAACTCAAATTTTAGACTCGTTTACAGCCCGGGGGTGGTGGTGTTTTATTGACTGTGGTACTTTTTTGAAGATAATCTCGTTTGACTACCCGTCTTCATTTAAAAATAAGTCTTTTAAATAAGATGtctatttaatttatttattttaatcagtGAGCTATATATTACATATTATATTATTATCCAAGAGTTTTATAAAACGCTTGtgggcatttttttctttcatttctacTTTAATAGGTGCATCAACAtgatcattttcttttctctgcTAATGATTCTAACCGGAATAAATTTTTGTTAAGTTATCACTTAAGAAATACTACTTCAGTCTCTATCGGGTACGATTCTAATATTTTACACAAAAATTATCCTGACAAAAAGATTTTCTTAGGAGGTTCTTTACAttaaggctttttttttttttttttttggtcaattgtAATTgctttgaaaagtaaaaacttgtagtacacatacatacacatgCATGTATGTGccatatttttatgtttgagTTTCTCAATTTTTAGGTTATCTACCACCTCACTTTTAACTGGTAATAACTGAAACTCGTTCTATCTGGTTAGAGGTGTTTTGACTAATAAGTCATTTGGCATACTTTTTtagtccttattcaaaaaaaaaaaaagaagcattggCTAGTTTCGCgttaaattttttgtggattattcgTTTGCCATAATgggaggaatcggaaaagtaaaaaaatatggtccgaacttaatttttatcaaataaaccaaaaaatcaactttattccaaaaaaattgagtatgGATCacaatattttactttttcaatttctctcgtcgagacaaactaataatttattaaaaaaaattgacgcgaAACTAATGAATGcgaatatttatattttttgaataaacataaaaaaaataaagcaaagtGGCTTACTTTGCCAAAACACCCTTAAAATAATACTACTTCCTTGTTAATTCTTAAGTAGAACTTAATTCCCGAGTCTAATAGCGCGGTTATGAGTTCTTCCTAATCGTTGTGGTGAAATCCGTTTGTCTTTGCAGAGCCGTTAGGCTTGAATTGAATGAAAGATTATGTTTGTTGATAACAACTATGCATAAGAGGGGAAGTTATTTTAACTTATTTCAACTAAACAAGAAAGAGAATaaacaactttcaaaaaaaataaaataactaaaCAAGAATAAGCCCACCACTGGATACTCCTACTTCAACCCTTTGAAACTATTTTGACTCTCACTCACGAGTAACTATTTAATAGTAGTCATTGGGTACTGCCACGTGATACTCTAATATCGTTATCCATCACACATTTTTGTGAATTCGTATATTTAGTATTGGACCCACAAAAATTTCTGATAATAAAGATGTTAAAATATTACGTGGCGGTGCCCTAAGCCCAACTAATACTTTTTCCTTCTTCAGCGGTTTGCTAGTTCTAATACACTTATTGGATAGACCTACTTGACCTCAACTAAACAATTCAGCCACTGGTTGACACATGCTACTCTTTCCGTTTCAAAATTGTCAAGATTCGCAAAACGAGTACTTCAAGGAAATGAACTTTTGtcgagaaaaattcaaaatttcttttgaTAAATTAAAGGAGCTCATTGATGCAAAAATTTTGAGTTGCAAttaaaaatgcattattttgaaGTTCTTATTTTGTGAATTGAACAATCTTTTTGGAAGGAGCAATAGCGCGAGTGCAGATCATGACTATTCGTTTATCATGGATTGGAATACACAAGGTGGGTAGTTATCGCGGCCTTAAACCCATTAAAGTTAGAACCAACTGCTGCCGTATACGCCCCCATGTTTGGAAACACCAGCCAATCGTTCAGCTGCAATTCCGGTAGCTGGTGACCCCTCAACACCGTGTCAACGGCGGCGCATGTGGGCCCAAACACAGTCGAACAATAAGTCTTCATCCCTTGGCATGTGGGGTTACCATGATTCGAGGTGCACGCAAACGGGGCATTCAATGTCACATTGGACAGGACACAGTTCATGGACCCATAAACGCCGTCATTTATCCAGTACTCCCTCGACGCCCCCCTCACGCGCTTCCCGAAGATGTTAGTCGCCAGAGTGAAAGCGGACTCGGCGAAAAACATGCCCGGTTCGGAAATGACAGTTAGATCCGGTTCGTTTTTGAAGTACTCATGGAGGGCTGATTTAACAGCGTTAGCTGCGTGGTCGAAATTTGGACCCGCCGTGAAGCCCCCACCAATGTTTAGCACGAGCATTTTGGGCAAGCCGAGCTGCGAAGCAGTGTCGAACACTGCTTTTGCCGCAGCTACAGCGCTCCGATAAGCGCTGAAGTTGGTGGTTGCGCTTCCGACGTGGAACGAGACACCCGAGACGGTTAGTTTTGCAGATTGGGCGGCTTGAAGGAGTGGAGCAAATTCCTCTGGAAGGGCACCAAACTTTGACCCAAGCGGGTACATGGAGCCGCTTTCATCCGGAGGTTTGATCCTGATGAGCAAGGAACACTCCGGGTGATACTTACGGATCTTTTCGATTTCGCCTATTGAATCAAAGGTGGTTAGTTTAACACCAACCGCAGCGGCATACTTGATGTGAGACTCAATTTTACACGGGTGAGCGAAAATTACTCGATCCGGAGAAACCCCGAGAGACAAGACGGATTCGATCTCAGCTTGGCTGGCACAGTCGAAGCCTGAGCCGAGAGCAGCCATGGCTCCCAGAAAAGCCGGATCGGGGTTGCATTTAACCGCGTAGAAAGGACGGACGGTTGGGAGGCTGCGAGTCCACTTCTCCATGAGAGACGTTACCACACCCAAGTCCAGGACGTAAAAGGGTTCTTTGAAATCTTGGTTTTCGGAGACAACGGAGCGTATGAGATCCGTCAGTCCGTCTTTTGGTAGGGCAGTCACCGTCTTCCCCTTCACCCCTGGTGCACCCATTATGATTTGGAGGCTTTTAGTGTTGGCCGCCATGGCTGAAATGAAAAATGGGAAGTGTTTTACGAAAACAGATGGGTTTGAAAATTGTTGTGCGGTTTTGGGGGATATATAtagggacgcgggggctctgctgcccaccatgggcagcagcccctgcccacacctcacacacacttcacacggcaccgttttggaaagaaagaaaaaacaaaattctccgTTTGCAATCCTAagaagcagaaacgtgattatgaaagtattagagttaaaatttaattatgtttttttagaataatatgatcagaataataagatcttcgtgtcaattcaaacggattgaaaattggagcacttaattttttaatcatattttttactccctccctccctattttatagtccagtattccattttgggctgtcccttaataagtgtccattttgtaaagttagtgggtaaaagttggtgaattttccattttgccctaaaagtagattccattttgaaaagttagtgagtaaaagtgtaatgatgatggataagtagggaaaatagaggaaaaagttgacgtgaaaggtataatgatgatgtctttttaataagttggagttacgaagcagaacacttaaaaagggacggagggagtaatatataaacggtctaaaaaaattaagtacgccaagctttaattcgtttgaacaagtacgaagatcttattattctaatcatattattctaaagtatcataattattttttgtctttagggctctcataattaagtatatgctctttatttaggatcctgtagatcagaaacgtgattatgagagccctataaacaaaaattaattatatctctttagaataatatgatcagaataataagatcttcgtatttgttcaaacgaattaaaaattagcgcacttaatttttttagactgtttttatattaaaaaatatgattaaaaatttaagtgctccaattttcaatccgtttgaattgacgcgaagatcttattattctgatcatattattctaaagaaacataattaaattttaactctaggactttcataatcacgtttctgcttctTAGGATTGCAAACggagagttttgttttttctttctttccaaaacggtgccgtgtgaaGTGTGTGTGAGGTGTGGGCAGGGATTGCTGCccatggtgggcagcagagcccccgcgtcctaTATATAGAAAGGATACGAAGGCTTTTTAAGTATTGCTTACTTTTTATATTACTCCAATCAAGATTGCGTTAATCTGCTATGAAAGCAACAGTGATTGGTTTCGCCTGCACGAGCGGCAATGATATCGTCGCTGAAGTGCGCGAAACCGTGTCATCTGTCAGCGACAAAATCTATTTTCGTCATTGGAAAAGGCGATGAAATTGAGTTTACGTCGCCTAATGCGTATTGTAGGCAGCAGAGTCGATTGTCTACGTCAAATGCTTGCTTTCGTCGatgaaatttgttttccttgGTAGCAAAGGCAACGAAATTGAATGCTCATTGCTGAAATGGTACATGACATTAGTTGAAGAAAATGTAATTTCATCGCATAAAATCTATATTtggcaatatatatatatatgggggcAGATCTGtagacaaccaaacaaacaccccATCTCAGCCCTTTATTTCAAGGGTTGAGATTAAATCCCAGCCCATACTTAAAACTGATTACACTCTTCCCCCCTCTCCTCCCATCTCTCATGTCAGACACAAGCCATCCTCTATGACAGACCATCCCTCCACTCCGACTCCACCTCCCGCCACTCCGACCGACATGCTCAGCCCCCGCTGCCGACAACCCTCAGTCCCCTGCCGCCGACGCCCCTCTCTTTCCATCGACGACCCACGCCCGACGACCCCTCTCTCTGGTCGAGGTAACgctctccctccccctctctttgtctccgtctctctctctctctctctctctctctctcttccacgATGAGCCCTAGATTCTCCAtcttagggttccaaaatttgGAGACCCCTAAAAATGAGGGTTTGTGATCCACTACGAAATTGGTGATTTTTTGTGGTCCACTACGAAATTAGGGTTTGTTTCAGCCATATACAACTGGATTGCAAAGTTTTTACTGGAGAACATGAATTCCACTAGTATACCATTATTTCCCATTGATTATTGGGTCTATAACATGTGTTAGGTTGTAAATTCCATCCATACCAGTTGTTATAATATTGCaaagtgttgtcatttaaacaAGGGTTCGACGCTTGGAACGACACATTGCATTAAAAACTGAACTGGACCTATGTAGTAACATTTGACGTAACGTTTAAGGATGAGTATAGATGCGTCAAGTACCCAAAGATGGTTCTCTAGAATTAGTTTTCTTCTTTCAAGGACCCCAGTTGTTGTTAGCTTTCGGTTTCAGTTGATAGCAGAATAATTGACATGTATttgatttgtttggttgttggtttgtaGTTGATGGGTACGTGACAGAATGTATCCATTTATTgtaatcattttcaaatcaattgtgGCCATaccagtttttttcttttggggcCTAAATAATCTTTCAAGGTTCATTTCCGAATGCAACTTTAAATTCCCAAGGCTCattgaaagagagagggggagagagagattgccttTCTGctttctccctccctccctctctcttgtaCGTTCTCTTCCCTTCTCTCTTTCGATTAAGTATTCTTCCGTGGAACATTTCAAACTTGTATGGAGGTTTGAGGATGTGGAATTCCTGTATTCTGTTTGTGTTTTATTCGAACGAACAGCCGTTGTGCTAGCTAGGAAATTTGTGGATCTTTGTCTACTGTTGGCTGGAACTGATCAAGTCTCCTCAATTTATCTGCATTTATGATTCACTTCTTATTGTTCTTGGTTGCATTTTGAAGTTACGGAACTGCTTAATTGGGAGACTACATCTTAGAGTTTTTGTATCTGATCATGGAATACCTACCTGGTGGAGATATGATGACTTTGCTTATGTATGGATATAGTTATGCTTATGAATGGATTCAATCGCCAAAACTGTTTCCGCAATGTAAAACCTGGCCTCCTCTTCAGTCAATGTATCCTTTCTCATAAGCAAAGTCATCATATCTCCACCAGGTAGGTATTCCATGATCAGATACAAAAACTCTAAGATGTAGTCTCCCAATTAAGCAGTTCCGTAACTTCAAAATGCAACCAAGAACAATAAGAAGTGAATCATAAATGCAGATAAATTGAGGAGACTTGATCAGTTCCAGCCAACAGTAGACAAAGATCCACAAATTTCCTAGCTAGCTCAACGGCTGTTCGTTCGAATAAAACACAAACAGAACACAGGAATTCCACATCCTCAAACCTCCATACAAGTTTGAAATGTTCCACGGTAGAATACTTAATCGAAAGAGAGAAGGGAAGAGAACGtacaagagagagggagggagggagaaagCAGAaaggcaatctctctctcccccctctctctcaacgCGCCTTGGGAATTTAAAGTTGCATTCGAAAATGAACCTTGAAAGATTATTTAGgccccaaaagaaaaaactggTATTGCcacaattgatttgaaaatgattacAATAAATGGATACATTTTGTCACGTACCCATCAACtacaaaccaacaaccaaacaaatcaaATACATGTCAATTATTCTGCTATCAACTGGAACCGAAAGCTAACAACAACTGGGGTCCTTGAAAGAAGAAACTTAATTCTAGAGAATCATCTTTGGATACTTCACGCATCTATACTCATCCTTAAACGTTACGTCAAATGTTACTACATAGGTCCAGTTCAGTTTTTAATGCAATGTGTCGTTCTAAGCGTTGAACCCTTGTTTAAATGACAGAACTTTGCAATATTATAACAACTGGTATGGATGGAATTTACAACCTAACACATGTTATAGACCCAATAATCAATGGGAAATAATGGTATACTAGTGGAATTCATGTTCTCCAGTAAAAACTTTGCAATCCAGTTGTATATAGCTGAAACAAACCCTAATTTCGTAGTGGACCAcaaaaaatccccaatttcGTAGTGGATCACAAACTCTCATTTTTGGGggtcttcaaattttgaaaccctAAGATGGAGAATCTAGGGCTcatagaggaagagagagagagagagagagagagagagagagagagagagagagagagagagagagagagagagagagacgcggagacagagagagggggagggagagcGTTACCTCGACCAGAGAGAGGGGTCGTCGGGCGTGGGTCgtcggtggagagagaggggcgtCGGCGGCAGGGGACTGAGGGTTGGCGGCGGGGGCTGAGCACGTCGGTCGGAGTGTAAGGAGGTAGAGTCGGAGTGGAGGGATGGTCTGTCACAGAGGATGGCTTGTGTCTGACGTTGGAGATGGGAGGAGAGGGGGGAAGAGTGTAATTAGTTTTAAGTATGGGCTGGGATTTAATCTCAGCCCTTGAAATAAAGGGCGGAGATGGGGTGTTTGTttggtatagagagagagagagagagagagagagagagcgcgttGAAATTAGGGACGACATCTTAATCCTTTTCGTCCTCGTGAGATTATCACGATTTCCGTCCCACGATTTACGTTCAATTCCGAAAAATTTGGATCCCAAGATTATCAACCCAACAAATCCCATAAATTTTGGGAAAAGCATTAAACAACATCCCCCACCCCCCAAATCCCATTTCCATATTTGCAGATTTTGGAGAGAGCGGCCTCTCCCACCGCTGCGCTTCTTGACACCGTCGATCGCCGCCATCGCGTGCTTCTGCTTGAGCACGGAGTTCCAGTGATTCTTGATCACGTTGTTCAACAGGCCATTGTGGAACCTGGCGATGGTGGCCCACTTGTTGCCGAACTGGGAGTGGATCGGTGCTCCACCTCGTCCACCATGATGGGTTTGCCAAGATCGAACTCAACGACGATGTCAAACGTCCGAATCACAGATTTGTCGAGTTCCCTATCTTTTCGTGTTGTACTGGTACATTTGTTAATGGGTTTTCTTCTACCATGGATGCCACCAATGATGTGTTTCGAAGAGTTCACAGAGGTTGGTTTCTATTGTTGTAAATCTATAACAACACTAATTTGATTTTGGGTATTTATTCGAACAGTTAAATAGGGGATTTGAGTAGCCACTATTTTCTCATCCATCTTCTAGcgcttctatttttattttttttgatccgcctcCTAGCCCTTCTATTGATCGTAATAATTGACAATCAAAAGTGGATTTGACCAAAGATAATACCCCGTGATGGGTTTCTGATAGTCAGAGGAGCAACAAGGGATATGAATtttcagtaatgctacacgcacaacaaatgtgcacagattttgtgcacagattttttgtggggccaactacgggtcccacacaaataatccgagccgttcattaaatgtaaaacattttttcaagggcccttgccaaaaatcagctcaattcgatatctataagtgtttgattcaatcatttaacttttcattatcctgagattcgaatgaaaagttaaatgattgaatcaagcatctatgagtatcggattgagctgattttttgcgggggcccttgaaaaaatgttttacatttaatgaacggctcggattatttgtgtgggacccatagtgggccccacaaaaaatccatgcacaaaatctgtgcacatttgctgtgcgGGTAGCATTActgatgaatttttttggaagttggGTTCCTATCGATTTATGAATTATCATGAAATGTTGAAATtgacatggtaatttaaccatgaatCGTTGATCATGATAACctgttttgatggtaatttaaccatatttgaaccgtttaccaTGAATATTTGTTCGAATTATGGGATATTTATCGTGTTCACGttgtaatcgtcatggtaatttaactatttaaccatgtaacggtttgagtatatcatcttatttctttttttttaatggtaatTTAGACATGTTCCAtgtaataagatcaatgaaaaatataattttttgttgtccggttggccaactcgaagaatgaagaaaaaatgtaaagatgtggtcaacttatcatgcaAAGATGGCCATTGCGGAAAAAGGATGGAGAAGGACTAAGACGaatgtaaaaattttaaaatgcaaAAAGACGGTTTATTAAGAAGGAAGGTAGAAATTATTGGGATTTGGTGATCTACACATTCGAAAATTTGAAATCATCCTACTGTTTCTCACTTAATTGGAGGATTTTGATATGAAATCGAATCCCTTTAATTTAGGAGTCAAGAAAATTTATCTAGGACTGTGGTATTCATTAGAATCCCTTTAATTTAGGAATCAAACAAGCAAAGGGGTAACAAGGGTATTTCATACACTAAgaagatgaaaacataagcatgaaaaaagggcgggatgaattcttagATGGCATGGATgaagaggatgaatatttaaatattccttagttttattatacaaaatcttcaaaatcataaaaaatattataaaatgtactccctccgtccctttttaagtgttctgcttcgtaattccaacttattaaaaagacatcatcattatacctttcacatcaactttttccttcacttttcctacttacccatcatcattacacttttactcacttactttttaaaatggaatatacttttagggacaaaatagacaattcaccaacttttacccactaactttacaaaatggacacttattaagggacagcccaagatggaataccggactataaataagggacggagggagtaagatataagtatatttttgaaagacacgtatttcgataattaaacaaacaaattgggacagagggagtataatttttgcaagaaaaaatcaaaaaaatttcaacaacttactagatatcaatgagtactttaatttgtgaaaattgaattatttttaacactccgttttgcggaccggacaaaaaaatttggaacggagggagtacttgatTTGGATAAGAAATAAAATGGGGGGATAAGTTTATTTTGTAGTGAAAATGGATGAGAAGAGGGTATTATTTAAGCCTCATCCGGGAGTATTAATTAATAACATCCCAAAATCCACCCATAAATAATACCCCTGCGCTCCCCTACGCCCGGATAAACCAATCCCCCTGCATCCCTTATACCTAGGGCTGTTACTCGAAACCGGAAAATTGATCGAAATAGGAAAAATCGGATCGGACCggattttttaaaccggttgaataatttcgatccggttccggtttataaaattttataaaccgaaaaaataattttgatccggtttatgtgttttaaaaaccggttgaaaccggaaccggttatatatatgtataatatatatatatatatatattatgggtttttggttgatattttgtggtgtatattggtctaataaa
The sequence above is drawn from the Rhododendron vialii isolate Sample 1 chromosome 6a, ASM3025357v1 genome and encodes:
- the LOC131330890 gene encoding uncharacterized protein LOC131330890 translates to METLSSSATIVSSSRPVFSPATKSRRSLRFPTSSKSESNESDLRSDFNESSIVPILSNRSFSKDEAMGLVLSAASVGGWTTDSGLEGPSVPAGADPSSGMEKVSTFPWSLFTKSPRRRMLVAFSCNVCGQRTTRAINPHAYTDGTVFVQCCGCNVFHKLVDNLNLFHDMKCYVDPSFNYPDRKSDVAFKYLDIDDMDNDDGNDFFPIL
- the LOC131330891 gene encoding ornithine decarboxylase-like, translating into MAANTKSLQIIMGAPGVKGKTVTALPKDGLTDLIRSVVSENQDFKEPFYVLDLGVVTSLMEKWTRSLPTVRPFYAVKCNPDPAFLGAMAALGSGFDCASQAEIESVLSLGVSPDRVIFAHPCKIESHIKYAAAVGVKLTTFDSIGEIEKIRKYHPECSLLIRIKPPDESGSMYPLGSKFGALPEEFAPLLQAAQSAKLTVSGVSFHVGSATTNFSAYRSAVAAAKAVFDTASQLGLPKMLVLNIGGGFTAGPNFDHAANAVKSALHEYFKNEPDLTVISEPGMFFAESAFTLATNIFGKRVRGASREYWINDGVYGSMNCVLSNVTLNAPFACTSNHGNPTCQGMKTYCSTVFGPTCAAVDTVLRGHQLPELQLNDWLVFPNMGAYTAAVGSNFNGFKAAITTHLVYSNP